One Lentisphaera araneosa HTCC2155 DNA window includes the following coding sequences:
- a CDS encoding DUF1501 domain-containing protein: protein MDPRNISTQGRSLLNRRQFLGQTGGVFGSLGLMGLLGQQNLLGSSGESKTPIRPKINPEAPYAPRKCHFQGKAKQVLVVYCPGAVSHLDTFDYKPDLVKFHGKKPPGIPAVTFEGPTGNIAKPFWDFKPRGKSGKMVSDLVPHLGEMADDFCFIHSMTTKTSAHPQGENFFNTGSNLEGYPSRGAWISYALGTENQNLPAYVAINDPRGRPRSGKNNWGSGFLPAAFQGTDFSANALPSNLKLPKSISKNSEKMTNDMLKFLNEKHLEKFPGDTDLAARIASYELAGKMQMSIPEVSNIGSEPKHIIEEYGANSSNKTKSAYARNCILARRLLEQGVRVVELYNGANTPNGVNNWDSHSDIKTTHQKQADIMDQPTATLIRDMKRRGMLDDVLVVWCTEFGRAPFLQANGTGRDHNPDAFTCFLAGAGVKKGYSYGSSDEWGFKCADKPTEIYDFNATILHLMGLDHERLSYYHNGIESRLTAVHGHVIKDILS from the coding sequence ATGGATCCAAGAAATATATCAACTCAAGGCCGCAGCTTACTAAACCGACGCCAATTCTTAGGTCAAACCGGCGGAGTCTTTGGCTCTCTAGGGCTCATGGGCCTACTAGGTCAACAGAACCTACTCGGCTCATCTGGTGAAAGCAAAACTCCGATTAGACCAAAAATAAATCCGGAGGCACCCTACGCACCACGAAAGTGTCACTTTCAAGGCAAAGCCAAGCAAGTTCTTGTCGTTTACTGTCCAGGTGCAGTTAGTCATCTCGATACCTTTGACTACAAACCGGACCTAGTTAAATTTCACGGTAAAAAGCCTCCTGGTATTCCGGCAGTAACTTTCGAAGGGCCAACCGGAAATATCGCCAAACCTTTCTGGGACTTTAAACCGCGTGGTAAATCTGGAAAAATGGTTTCCGACCTCGTTCCTCATTTAGGTGAAATGGCTGACGATTTTTGCTTTATTCACTCCATGACCACTAAAACAAGTGCGCACCCACAGGGTGAAAATTTCTTTAATACCGGTTCAAACCTAGAGGGCTATCCCTCTCGCGGTGCTTGGATTAGCTACGCTCTTGGTACGGAGAATCAAAATCTCCCTGCTTACGTAGCTATTAATGATCCTCGTGGCAGACCTCGCTCTGGCAAAAATAACTGGGGTTCAGGCTTTTTACCGGCTGCTTTTCAGGGCACTGATTTCAGTGCCAATGCCCTCCCTTCCAACTTGAAGCTACCGAAGTCTATCAGTAAAAACTCTGAAAAAATGACTAATGACATGCTGAAATTTCTCAATGAAAAACACCTTGAGAAATTCCCGGGAGATACCGACCTTGCTGCTAGAATTGCTAGTTATGAGCTTGCCGGTAAAATGCAGATGTCTATTCCTGAAGTCTCAAATATAGGTAGCGAACCAAAACACATCATCGAAGAGTATGGAGCAAATAGCAGTAATAAGACGAAAAGTGCTTATGCTAGAAACTGTATCCTGGCCAGACGTCTATTAGAACAGGGCGTTCGCGTTGTTGAGCTCTATAATGGCGCTAATACTCCAAATGGGGTCAATAACTGGGACTCTCATAGCGATATCAAGACAACACACCAAAAGCAGGCTGACATTATGGATCAACCAACAGCAACGCTTATCCGCGACATGAAACGCCGCGGCATGCTCGACGATGTTCTCGTTGTCTGGTGCACTGAGTTTGGGCGCGCACCATTCTTACAAGCCAATGGGACAGGCCGTGACCATAACCCGGATGCTTTCACTTGTTTTCTAGCCGGTGCCGGTGTCAAGAAAGGTTACTCGTATGGTAGCAGTGATGAATGGGGGTTTAAATGCGCCGACAAACCAACAGAGATTTACGACTTCAACGCCACTATCCTACATTTAATGGGGCTAGATCACGAAAGGCTCTCCTATTATCACAATGGTATTGAGTCGAGACTCACCGCAGTTCATGGCCATGTCATCAAAGATATACTTAGTTAA
- a CDS encoding sulfatase, giving the protein MNIQTTMLFIGLGIASLANIALAQSNKPNVLFVFIDDLGWKDLGCYGGKFIETPAADSLAAEGMKFTQAYASPVCSPTRASLISGQNAARHGVWEVIGVNDRPYAKMSSPLRKLEIDENIQTYADILNKEGYTCGLIGKWHAGRTPQAHGFCKIDKKIHDPVLKKYAYENDEHKVGEITANSIEFLRKNKDNPFFLCVSHHAAHAPLIARDDLINKYRKKLRKTGITDVHPNYAALVEMADESLGMLLDELKALKLEDNTMVVFYSDNGGMIKDMYLKQPEALATTMAPLRWQKGSLYEGGIRVPFIVKWPGKVKPGTSSEQMLNSFDLFSTFVDVCGGTIPQEQVTDGLSLVPVLRGETELLERDTLYWHFPTSMWTRSPAGAIRKGDYKLIEHFEDGRIELFNLKDDIGETVNLLYSESEKASELLSALTAWRRSLDAQMPTPNPNYDPVRAHEHAYHKWLEPKQKK; this is encoded by the coding sequence ATGAATATACAAACAACCATGCTGTTTATCGGGCTGGGGATCGCATCCCTAGCTAATATCGCTTTAGCTCAAAGCAATAAACCCAATGTACTGTTTGTCTTTATCGATGACTTGGGTTGGAAGGATTTGGGTTGCTATGGGGGTAAGTTTATTGAAACTCCTGCAGCCGATTCTTTGGCTGCCGAGGGGATGAAGTTTACCCAGGCTTATGCATCTCCTGTATGCTCGCCAACACGTGCCAGTTTGATTTCCGGTCAGAATGCAGCCAGACATGGCGTATGGGAAGTTATTGGAGTGAATGATCGGCCGTATGCAAAAATGTCATCGCCTCTCAGAAAGCTTGAAATAGATGAGAATATCCAGACCTACGCTGATATTCTGAACAAAGAGGGCTATACCTGTGGACTTATTGGAAAGTGGCACGCGGGGCGTACTCCGCAGGCTCATGGATTTTGTAAGATTGATAAGAAGATTCATGATCCGGTGCTGAAAAAATATGCCTATGAAAATGATGAGCACAAGGTGGGTGAAATAACGGCTAATTCGATCGAGTTTTTACGTAAAAATAAGGATAATCCCTTCTTCTTATGCGTTAGCCATCACGCAGCACACGCTCCACTCATTGCCCGGGATGATCTTATCAATAAATACCGTAAGAAGCTTCGCAAGACAGGCATAACTGATGTACATCCAAACTATGCGGCTCTGGTTGAGATGGCAGATGAATCGCTGGGTATGCTACTCGATGAGCTTAAGGCACTTAAGCTTGAAGATAATACCATGGTCGTTTTCTATTCCGACAACGGTGGCATGATTAAAGATATGTACCTTAAACAGCCTGAAGCTCTGGCAACAACTATGGCTCCACTGCGTTGGCAGAAGGGGAGTTTGTATGAAGGCGGAATCCGCGTTCCGTTTATCGTCAAGTGGCCGGGGAAAGTGAAGCCGGGAACAAGTAGTGAACAGATGCTCAACAGCTTTGATCTGTTCTCAACATTTGTAGACGTATGTGGTGGAACTATTCCTCAAGAGCAAGTCACAGATGGCTTGAGTCTGGTCCCGGTGCTTAGGGGTGAAACAGAGTTGTTGGAACGTGACACCTTATATTGGCACTTTCCCACATCAATGTGGACCCGATCTCCGGCTGGAGCAATTCGCAAAGGCGACTATAAATTGATCGAACACTTTGAAGACGGTCGAATCGAATTGTTTAACCTTAAAGACGATATTGGTGAAACCGTCAACTTGCTCTATAGCGAATCGGAAAAAGCTAGCGAACTACTCAGTGCGCTTACAGCTTGGCGTAGGTCACTGGACGCACAGATGCCGACACCGAACCCTAACTACGATCCAGTTCGCGCGCATGAACACGCCTATCACAAATGGCTGGAGCCAAAACAGAAAAAATAA
- a CDS encoding PSD1 and planctomycete cytochrome C domain-containing protein: MMNKNRALVGAVTFAIALCFGSAQAESSSLVGTKKSPNAKMRPVDFTADIKPIFDKHCIKCHGEKKQKSDLRLDSRANILKGGDLGEPAASPGHPEKSTIIEFISLDPDDDEIMPPKGDPLTKEQIALISRWIKEGAKMPEAKITKAEALWSHKPIIKPAVLNNEQNSVDSFLEKKLKEKGLTFSQAADPITLLRRLHLILTGILPSASEVQAFTQAWENNPTEAYDAKVEELLASEHYGERWAQHWLDAIRWSETSGSESNLYRKYSWRYRDYVIDSFNNDKPYDHFIIDQLAGDQTGFPRATGFMVAGPHVPPATVGHEPSAIKEARYDRLDQVMQTVGASMMGMTLGCARCHSHKFDPIKIDDYYAMLANFQGLEFGIRKPELSDNAPAVKNGKAIMEEISSIRQTQKKAWVEHWRDHLEVHLPQKEISGIRLKFTGKKTSVDEIEIFDPKLVNIISEANISTNLYGPKAQLEKLSDGEIGTFYRFVGLIPDKEKAFLSFTFERPLKVNHFTFSRDRKQQKNTDYEIWGDWEKSLPNFAVEIQTTDGKWQSIMKDTKEDKTINAIQALIEKHLESSVQHEFIGRFINPVKTNVLLRGSPSSPGKEVAPNGLMAISKSLNMTSATSDEERRMKFAHWIASKENPLTARVMVNRLWYHVFGTGIVSTLSDFGKAGTLPSHPELLDYLATEFMEKHWSVKNMLRLLVHSKAFKQDNKPIEAGLKNDANARLLWRFPPRRAEAEVLRDSVLKFTGSLNTQVGGISYRIHNVKKRYALWDVVDNHSESTWRRMIYQERMRGIDDRMFTAFDFPDCGQVLSKRPSSTTPLQALNLMNSQFMITQCDILANKVHSSDKKESVNKLFQIVYNREPDAKEMAMSLKVLKSEGMHILCRALLNSNEFVFIQ, translated from the coding sequence ATGATGAATAAAAATAGAGCTTTAGTCGGAGCAGTAACTTTTGCTATCGCATTATGTTTTGGGAGTGCACAGGCAGAAAGTAGTTCCCTGGTAGGTACAAAAAAGAGTCCCAATGCGAAGATGCGTCCAGTCGATTTTACTGCTGACATCAAGCCTATTTTTGATAAGCACTGTATAAAATGTCATGGTGAAAAAAAACAAAAATCAGATCTCAGGCTCGATAGCCGTGCTAATATACTTAAAGGCGGTGACCTTGGCGAACCAGCTGCAAGTCCTGGTCATCCAGAAAAAAGTACTATCATTGAATTCATTTCTTTAGATCCCGATGACGATGAGATCATGCCTCCCAAAGGCGATCCTCTCACGAAAGAGCAAATTGCCTTAATATCTAGGTGGATCAAAGAAGGCGCTAAAATGCCGGAAGCTAAAATCACTAAAGCAGAAGCTCTCTGGTCCCACAAACCCATCATAAAACCAGCAGTGCTCAACAATGAACAAAATTCTGTTGATTCATTCTTAGAAAAAAAGCTAAAGGAAAAAGGTCTAACTTTTAGCCAAGCAGCTGATCCCATAACTCTTCTTCGCCGTTTACATCTTATTTTGACCGGCATTCTTCCCAGTGCAAGTGAAGTTCAAGCATTTACCCAAGCTTGGGAAAATAATCCGACTGAGGCTTATGACGCAAAAGTAGAAGAGCTGCTTGCATCTGAGCACTATGGCGAGCGCTGGGCGCAGCATTGGCTCGACGCTATTCGATGGTCTGAAACAAGTGGTTCTGAAAGTAACCTCTACCGAAAATACTCCTGGAGGTACCGCGACTACGTCATTGACTCATTCAATAATGACAAACCTTATGATCACTTCATTATCGACCAACTTGCAGGAGATCAAACAGGCTTTCCAAGAGCAACCGGGTTTATGGTGGCTGGCCCTCACGTCCCGCCAGCAACAGTCGGCCATGAACCTTCGGCTATAAAAGAAGCCCGTTATGACCGCCTCGATCAGGTCATGCAGACTGTAGGGGCATCAATGATGGGTATGACTCTCGGTTGTGCCCGTTGCCACTCTCATAAATTCGATCCTATTAAAATAGATGATTACTACGCCATGCTCGCTAACTTCCAAGGCTTGGAATTTGGCATTAGAAAACCAGAACTTAGTGATAATGCTCCAGCGGTTAAAAACGGCAAAGCCATTATGGAAGAAATAAGTTCTATTCGTCAAACACAGAAGAAAGCTTGGGTTGAACACTGGCGCGATCATTTAGAAGTCCACCTTCCCCAAAAAGAAATCTCAGGTATTCGCCTCAAATTTACCGGCAAAAAGACAAGTGTCGATGAAATAGAAATTTTTGACCCTAAGCTCGTCAATATTATCTCTGAGGCAAATATCTCAACTAACCTTTACGGGCCAAAAGCTCAACTTGAAAAATTGAGCGATGGCGAAATAGGAACTTTCTATAGATTCGTAGGACTAATACCTGATAAAGAAAAAGCTTTCCTAAGCTTTACATTTGAGCGACCGCTAAAAGTGAACCACTTCACCTTCAGTCGCGATCGAAAACAACAAAAAAATACTGACTATGAAATATGGGGAGATTGGGAAAAGAGCTTGCCAAATTTCGCTGTTGAAATTCAAACTACTGACGGAAAATGGCAAAGTATCATGAAAGATACAAAAGAAGACAAAACCATAAACGCCATTCAAGCACTCATTGAAAAGCACCTTGAATCTAGCGTTCAGCACGAATTTATCGGTCGTTTTATTAATCCAGTTAAAACAAATGTCCTACTGCGTGGCAGCCCAAGTAGCCCAGGTAAAGAAGTGGCTCCCAATGGCCTCATGGCTATTAGCAAAAGCCTCAATATGACATCGGCGACTTCAGATGAAGAACGTAGAATGAAGTTTGCTCATTGGATTGCATCTAAAGAAAATCCGCTAACAGCACGAGTTATGGTCAATCGCCTTTGGTACCATGTATTCGGCACTGGAATCGTTTCTACACTCTCTGATTTCGGTAAGGCTGGGACCTTACCATCACACCCTGAACTTCTAGACTACCTAGCGACTGAATTCATGGAGAAGCACTGGTCTGTTAAAAACATGCTGAGGCTCCTCGTACACTCAAAAGCCTTCAAGCAAGATAATAAACCTATTGAAGCAGGATTAAAAAACGATGCTAACGCTAGACTCTTATGGAGGTTCCCACCAAGAAGGGCAGAAGCAGAGGTTTTAAGAGACTCTGTTTTAAAATTCACCGGTTCTCTTAACACACAAGTCGGTGGCATTAGCTACCGCATTCACAATGTTAAAAAACGCTATGCCCTCTGGGACGTTGTCGATAATCACAGTGAAAGCACTTGGCGCCGCATGATCTATCAAGAAAGAATGCGCGGTATTGACGATCGAATGTTCACCGCTTTTGACTTCCCGGATTGCGGGCAGGTACTTTCTAAAAGACCTTCATCGACAACTCCACTGCAAGCATTGAACTTAATGAATAGTCAATTCATGATCACGCAGTGTGATATATTGGCTAATAAAGTCCACTCAAGTGACAAGAAAGAATCTGTTAATAAACTGTTTCAAATTGTCTATAACCGCGAGCCAGATGCCAAAGAAATGGCTATGAGCTTGAAGGTTCTTAAAAGCGAAGGTATGCACATTCTCTGCCGCGCTCTTCTCAACAGTAACGAATTTGTTTTTATTCAGTAG
- a CDS encoding type II secretion system protein: MKKFTLIELLVVIAIIGILASLLLPVLGKARKKSKVVVCLNNMKSLNTAIFLYTDDNDGYVPAAPNTSTSWDDLLIGYDGQNREITNEYSFDVDDYGNSLKLYHCPENKYANSANAAGRELIKRSYGLTSGIDKSQLPGGGGRNNLGLSRGGWWTENAFGNSEAAQWSMSLSAINDSATSIMMTEVNTDRQDEEGLLAPLGSHPDAVLSSTQVAEDVTYNPTKHVKPFSQNYLFVDGHVSLMYLQSLAGGIAVDMFETSDASGTYFDCQD; encoded by the coding sequence ATGAAAAAATTTACACTGATAGAATTACTTGTCGTCATTGCCATTATTGGTATTTTGGCCTCCTTACTATTGCCTGTACTTGGAAAAGCGCGCAAAAAATCAAAAGTAGTGGTTTGCCTCAATAATATGAAGTCCTTGAATACCGCAATCTTCCTCTACACAGATGATAACGATGGCTATGTGCCCGCTGCCCCAAATACTTCAACTAGCTGGGATGACCTTCTTATTGGCTATGATGGGCAAAATCGTGAAATAACGAATGAATACAGTTTCGATGTTGATGATTACGGCAATTCACTTAAGCTCTATCATTGTCCAGAAAACAAATACGCGAATAGTGCTAACGCTGCGGGAAGAGAACTAATCAAACGTTCCTACGGATTAACTTCTGGAATTGATAAGTCTCAACTTCCTGGTGGAGGAGGAAGAAATAATCTTGGTTTAAGCAGGGGTGGTTGGTGGACCGAAAATGCTTTTGGTAATTCTGAAGCGGCACAATGGTCAATGAGCTTGTCAGCCATAAACGATTCGGCTACTTCCATCATGATGACTGAAGTCAATACAGATAGACAAGACGAAGAAGGTTTATTGGCTCCTTTAGGCTCACATCCCGATGCTGTATTAAGTTCCACACAGGTTGCTGAGGATGTTACATATAACCCGACTAAACACGTAAAACCGTTTTCACAAAACTACCTCTTTGTTGATGGTCATGTCTCATTAATGTACCTACAAAGCCTCGCAGGTGGTATTGCGGTCGATATGTTCGAAACTTCAGACGCCAGCGGCACCTACTTCGACTGCCAGGATTAA
- a CDS encoding beta-galactosidase, producing MKSIFYLAVFTTRLAVVFLIVACLEKNDNTSENPIKTELKKPTEHSTVVNCIKSTPSDEEFEVDFRKTEVLPATLKPLGKSSLNLVQTQQEQALLYKSIDQNTWNSGINIETSQNVKNSRYLMFHYKLATPKQLGDKITFNISLKINGIQSNWNKKTRTGVIHKYLAADSEGWIIAQIDLNEIYQHWKKQTGHNGKMELTSLLLKPGVGAKNRGFYRGGTYFRDIKIGNRPQAVTIETEQNRIVRGDKILVSPQISGELFFTGWSAPTLHLKDTQRLARTKHGKKLTLKAGEQTVVDTSSFHPGVYNLSIVQNGVIEASHEFVVAYPEDHVFDLKNQDLIGAVNIWNDIDMSREYNKHYSVVAACGMGSWAELQPEENRYDFESLERLLEFAAYTQKPIMYKFNAPAPDWIFNYVAHVGGKTPVDKNGYGGGVSRRERAKAPQFWSPAYKKYYKQFIFALADYVSKSPNGKWFLGLRVQPNAFNEEAWHYKFNGKEMPLAGITPDRSTWIAPKYGKIYPSLLEANNMKEGKQYFRDVISWYQDAFTPLGKYTFLRPYLEVDHKLNLDLSKVYQNKFTVCMGTDCTGARNKLTSKRVPVFKKYTYDMKKPAYHEDTWGSQEAVAWNQRHGRMPNYKFEPRTPEQDIYWRQIVKLYEGVTFGAFGTVEFRQLPNPAYQAAIDLFCKYSGEHFDPSRSTAAWTVLAGFVDWKLNIKHRNVGYYLTEDNMSKTTIAFNCDENDHRGFMMAEIANKETSFSIADEFLKEHKNKKAKVSIEWLANPGDKWEVLAVNGGKPKSLGEISAGSKREYRVDSVDLSKLNFAKGTEGHIVLRKLSGKPLFHLIEVRPL from the coding sequence ATGAAATCAATATTTTATTTGGCAGTATTTACGACGAGATTGGCTGTAGTATTCTTAATTGTAGCTTGCTTAGAAAAGAACGACAACACTTCAGAAAACCCTATAAAAACAGAGCTTAAGAAACCAACAGAACACAGCACAGTTGTTAACTGTATAAAATCAACACCTTCGGACGAGGAGTTTGAAGTTGATTTCAGAAAAACAGAAGTACTTCCTGCGACTTTAAAGCCTCTAGGAAAGTCATCGCTAAACTTGGTTCAAACACAACAGGAACAAGCCTTACTCTATAAGTCCATTGATCAGAATACATGGAATTCGGGCATCAATATAGAAACATCACAAAATGTAAAGAATTCACGCTATCTGATGTTTCACTACAAGCTTGCGACTCCTAAACAATTAGGGGATAAAATAACTTTCAATATCAGTCTCAAGATCAATGGGATTCAATCTAATTGGAACAAGAAAACGAGAACCGGAGTCATCCATAAATATTTAGCGGCTGATAGTGAAGGCTGGATAATCGCACAGATTGATCTGAATGAAATATATCAGCACTGGAAAAAGCAGACCGGTCACAATGGAAAAATGGAGTTGACGTCGCTTCTTCTGAAACCCGGTGTAGGAGCAAAGAATAGAGGGTTCTATAGAGGAGGCACCTATTTCAGAGATATAAAAATAGGCAACAGACCTCAAGCTGTAACCATCGAGACAGAGCAAAATCGCATAGTCAGAGGGGATAAGATACTTGTAAGCCCGCAAATATCTGGCGAACTATTTTTCACCGGATGGTCAGCTCCGACTCTGCATCTCAAGGATACTCAGCGACTTGCTCGTACGAAACACGGAAAAAAACTTACTCTTAAAGCCGGTGAACAAACCGTAGTTGATACTTCCAGTTTTCATCCGGGAGTCTATAACCTTTCGATTGTTCAGAATGGTGTCATTGAAGCCTCACATGAATTTGTGGTCGCCTACCCAGAGGATCACGTTTTTGATTTGAAAAACCAGGATCTGATAGGAGCTGTAAACATCTGGAACGACATTGACATGTCCCGCGAATACAACAAACACTACTCGGTTGTCGCGGCATGCGGTATGGGTAGCTGGGCAGAACTTCAACCTGAAGAAAACCGTTATGACTTTGAGTCTTTGGAGCGTCTGCTGGAGTTCGCGGCATACACCCAGAAACCAATTATGTACAAATTTAACGCTCCTGCTCCGGACTGGATTTTCAACTACGTAGCCCATGTGGGAGGTAAAACGCCTGTCGATAAAAACGGATACGGAGGTGGCGTCAGTCGTAGAGAACGTGCTAAAGCCCCGCAGTTCTGGTCGCCTGCCTATAAAAAGTACTATAAACAATTTATTTTTGCTCTGGCTGATTATGTTTCCAAGTCTCCGAATGGCAAATGGTTTCTCGGCCTACGCGTACAACCAAATGCTTTTAACGAGGAAGCATGGCACTACAAATTTAATGGCAAAGAGATGCCTTTGGCCGGCATCACTCCGGATCGTTCAACCTGGATTGCACCTAAATATGGAAAAATCTATCCAAGCTTGCTTGAGGCAAACAACATGAAAGAAGGCAAACAATACTTCAGAGACGTCATAAGCTGGTATCAAGATGCCTTTACCCCATTGGGAAAGTACACTTTTTTACGCCCATACCTCGAAGTTGATCACAAGTTGAACCTTGATTTGTCAAAAGTCTATCAGAACAAATTTACCGTATGTATGGGAACCGATTGCACAGGTGCAAGAAACAAATTAACATCTAAACGCGTTCCTGTTTTTAAAAAATACACATACGATATGAAAAAGCCGGCATATCACGAAGATACGTGGGGAAGTCAAGAGGCAGTAGCCTGGAACCAACGACATGGGCGAATGCCAAATTATAAGTTTGAACCACGAACCCCTGAACAGGATATCTACTGGCGCCAGATCGTGAAACTATATGAAGGAGTAACTTTTGGAGCTTTTGGAACGGTTGAATTTCGGCAACTTCCTAACCCTGCGTATCAGGCTGCGATTGATCTCTTCTGCAAATATTCGGGAGAACATTTTGACCCCAGCCGTTCCACGGCAGCTTGGACTGTTCTGGCTGGATTCGTCGACTGGAAACTCAACATTAAACATCGTAATGTGGGGTACTATCTGACAGAAGATAACATGTCGAAAACAACTATAGCTTTTAACTGTGATGAAAATGATCATCGTGGATTTATGATGGCGGAAATAGCCAATAAAGAAACGAGCTTCTCTATTGCAGATGAGTTTCTAAAAGAACACAAAAATAAAAAAGCCAAAGTATCGATTGAATGGCTGGCCAATCCGGGAGATAAATGGGAAGTTCTCGCCGTCAACGGCGGGAAACCGAAGAGTCTGGGTGAAATATCTGCAGGCAGCAAACGCGAATACCGTGTTGACTCTGTGGATCTATCTAAGTTGAACTTCGCTAAAGGAACTGAGGGGCACATCGTTCTGCGCAAACTGAGCGGTAAACCATTGTTTCACCTGATCGAAGTGCGCCCTCTTTAA
- a CDS encoding type II secretion system protein, translating into MNTITLIELPVVVAIIGIYASLVLPSLGKARSKALVCLNNMRSLNTAGKMHLA; encoded by the coding sequence ATGAACACAATTACACTTATAGAATTACCCGTGGTAGTTGCCATTATTGGCATCTACGCTTCCTTAGTTCTACCTTCCCTTGGTAAGGCCCGATCAAAAGCACTTGTTTGCCTAAATAATATGAGGTCCTTGAATACTGCAGGGAAAATGCACCTTGCTTAA